The sequence aatggaaaacgtattggaaaatatttttcggtcAGGTTTACTACAAAAGTACTTCAAAAAGTGGCGATCGCTGAGTTTTTGCATGTTCGAAATtctaaatattgattttttaaacacaagtagactataaaatttgaaggtaacttttttttgattccaAAACTTCCAAAAGTGGTATAATCtgaggttttttaaattttcaaaaaatcatataatatttggaaacattttttgaatttttttagttggttatttggtcattgtggtgtCTTAAAGTAAATTCACCACTAGTGCTACTCCACCTTAAATCGTATTTGAAATATCTTCCGAGCGTGCCCagctaaaacaatttcgatAAAATCTGCTGTTGTCTGcgtcaaaatagaaaaaaagaagacaaagaCAGTTTCGATGAAGGACCGCTGCGTTGATTTCGATTTCGAATGTTGCGACCCCGACCGTTCAAGGTAAccctcttttttttcgttggcGCCTCGTGTActttcgtttctttttctaCCGGTTCTCAGCACACACCGCGGAGGTCCATTTTTCGCCTTGCAATTCATTCTGCAGCGTTTTTCCGTTTGAATTAGTGCAAGTCATCAGTGGTTACGTGTATACGCAGACTGGCAGGCGTTTTTTGTTTACACACGTCATCATCTTACGACGTCGTCGTCCTTTCTGGTCATTTCTACTTTTAATATTTGGGAAAGGGGCACTACTATTTACCTGCCTTCTTCCCATATTAGGTGGGCCCTTGATGTGGACAGTTGGTGGCGAACGCTGCATTTTTCCATTCCAGAGAGTAGAGAGTGTGCGGGTTGAAGAGAGACAGACGTCACTGCGCTcttacacacacacacacacacacacacacacacacacacacacactatCGATCCCCAACAGTCCCGCCCACATTTGTCAACACACGGTTCTTACGACAGTTGTCCCTTCATCTCACTCTTCATTCATTTATTCCAGTGAGAGTCCCACACACGACTGGACTTCCATATCGAGCCACAGCTATCAACGAATTTGCTGGCAAGATGTAGGCAGTTCAGTTGTGCGTTTATGGAGACCAACATCCGGATTAATCCTCTATATTTTCCTCCCTTCACTGCCATGTTGTCTAAACGTGCCCCTGTGTGCTGTTGCCGAGCCCTTCGTTTCCATAGGGATTTTCGTTCATCCCTTGGAAAAATGAAGCCTGCTGGACTATTCCTTcgttgtaagttttttttttagactaCAAAgcaaaatggttcaaaaaacGTTCGGGCTTCCATCTCTTTCCCAGCCTACATCTCAACCTGGGCTGGCAAGAAATGGCAGTCTACACGTTTTTCAACCAAATGCTATGGcctttttttattctgaaactttgtaaaaatattagggaaaaatcgtttattcaaatataaaaatcaaaaggaAGCCGAACCGTTATCAGTCACAATTCCATATACATTCAACAATAAACATTTGTGAGTCAATACTCACAAAGAGAATCAATAAATTGTTATGTCCAAGCAAACCGTCACCATTGTTGCCTTTTTGAACCGTGTGcaaaacgaatttttcaatgtacaatgtatcgattttttcattttttcggacAGGTTAATGTGCATGACgtgaaacaaaagaaaaactatgacACAAAGTGGTGTCTCTGAGAACTGTGCAGGTGTGGTGTCTTACACAAAACTGATGACTGTACAAATGTTAGTGCAAATACGTAAAAAGTGCAGCTCAGCGGGAAGGTGAGAAAACCGATCGCACTTAAGAATAACCATTCAGATTACAATAATATGGTGGGGTTTTGTAGTGCAAGTGGTGATCTAtgacaatttgtgaaaatctaTGTATCGGGTAAGAACTTGTGTAGAATATCTGCCCAAAAATGTTAatctttttgaacatttcgaGGGCCCTTTTTATCCATATTAGGCTCAAGATTAGTGTTTtgtttaagcctaaaaatacaaatcaatttgaaatttcaattagatagtcattttaaaaataattttttatagattttttggcCCAGAAAATAAGtttctgtttttaaaattttgtttgaacatCTACCTGAGCATTactgaaatattcaattaacTCGAGATGCTGAAAAGTGCCGGTGCgcgtaatttttttgtattcattgAATTCTGCCATTTTGAATCATCAATTGAACGTAGACGACGATAtcagaaaattacaaaaattctccaaaaactgTTGACCATAATTGAAAATCAGATTGGTAATTCCGTCTTGGCATGTTCATACCACCAGTCAGAAAAGTGTCACTagagaaagtgaaaaatgaaacacatTTATCctcatttttcgagatttttgttCGCAGACTGTCGCCAGTTGAATGATTGGCAAAAGATCTGATGcacttgagaaaaaaaattggaaaattaaaaaaaaaatggtggcAACTATTTGTAATATGTTGGGGTAAAGGCCACGTGATAGTATTTTCAATTATGAATCGTTTTCCTGCAAGTTAGGATACACTGGTTTTTTGTGACTTCATAAAATAATTGTAATATGCGAGAACTTCAGGTTCTGAGCCTGAACTGTTTTGTACCACTTTtgcaaaatggtttttttctgataaccAGTCAccaaaatgtaacttttttttagccaaataaaagttacattttgtgCCCCAAAGACCATtaatgtacttaaatcaacggATAAACGCCCAATCAAtgaccacaatatttattaaaaagtgataaacaaataaacaattaggttccagacgttgcaacaccgagaagttggaaaaattttgattttagctgaaaatgggccttattttgccgaactttgaattgccataactttttttttggtaggtTTGGACCgatttgggtctaaaaaagcaaagtctcaaatttcagtaCTCCACCTTCAATTGTTCCTTTAATATTTGGAATCAATCCAAATGTTCACCGCTTTAAACGAAAACGGTCAGCACACCCGTATCAGTGTCTTACTTTCATACAAAACGTGGTACCAGCCTATTGATGCAATAATTCTTATCAGTGAAAATTTACTTGATAACTaaaattattagttttgaTTATACTTGGATTTCAACGAAAAACGGAACAGAGTACTTGGTTTTCTGGATAATAACTAGAAATGTGGAATGGTTTTCACAATTAACTGACTATTAAAGCAGCAAAAATAGTTCATTGTAGCTTTGATTTTCAAGTGAGCTAAACTATTGCAACAAACTTAAATATACATACGTTTTGAATCACATCAAAATACAGATAAGAGCATATATAATTTGGGGGAAAGCCTTTCAAAAGTCCTATTGTAATCCGGATAATCAAAATGAGCTGATGTCGTGTAtgggatttaaaaaaattagattggGACTAAAATATGCAgccagaattttaaattcaaattgtttttatgcTCTATTATGATAACACGATAATGATGACAATTAGTTAAACGAAACAAAACGCGCTCTGTACGAATTGCACTTTGGGcattaaattttcatgtcAAAAACTGATCAAAATGAATAACCCGAAGATGAAGGAAATAAAGTTGTATTTATGTTCTAGCTAAACTCACAATTTGTGGCAGGGTTTCAAAACTTGCACAAGTAAAGGtgcttttggtttttgttttcacgtTTTGAATTACGTAGTGTATTGAGTTCTCAATGGATCTTTTTATGAgtctaattattttcaaaattgcaatgttgtgatattttgaaaacaacatttttgaagtctGTTTTTCTGGCATGAAAACAATGATAACACGCAGATACCTCACATTTGAAACAGCTTTAATCATTGACTATCTGGATATATTAAAGAAgataattttaatgaaacgTACTATTTACTTGCATGTTTAAGCTCAGAAAAACACTACTCCTTATGTAAGACTAATATAGACAAgggtgaaattttcaaaatggttaGCATTTTTGAGGCAGATACACAAGTACCAGAAATGACAATAAAACAAGTATAAATATAtcactaaaatgtttttaagcGGAATAAAGACAACATGGCTGGAAACATCGCCTGCATACCCTGGAAGCCCTAACTAAACTTAATTTAATCCTACCGCCTATTACATTtccttctcaaaaatttcttataaTCTGATTTAACATATCCTTTCCACAGTTTTTGACTcatatattcaaaatatgtataataataataataatagtaaAGTTTATGCATGCGTATTGTTTATTCCAGTAGTGATATATGATTCCAAACACCAATATCAAATTCATACACTAGAAACGAATACCAGCCATCAACCTCATTGATTTGGTTGTTCAATCCAGAGGTCTCACACACCGATTTTACGCTACCTTCTGTGGTCACGCCCTTTTTTAGTATAAAAAGCTGCCAacgcaaaaaagaaaatcatttaCTAAACGCCGACCTTCTCCCCACAATGTGCGCCGGTGTCTCTCTGCACACTCCACATTCTCTGCTGGTAAATTGACTGCGGCGGTGGCGACCATGTATCTTATCATATCGAATCAGTTTTGCTCCTCAGTTGGGCAACATACTGCCTCTCAATGTACACCACCATTCGATTGATAATATTATTCaatgcggtttttttttctactttcttGTTGCTTTGAAGAATTGCAGTCGGTTGCAAGCTTAAATACAAATCCGAATTGTTATTAAAGCTACCAACCGGCTTCAAGTCTGAAAGAGCAGTTGAAAAAAGGTAAGCCTGTTTAAATTTGTTaaagagtaaaaaaaaaacaaaatggattttcgattaactgaaaatgtaacggaaatgagaaatttgaaaatcaaatcacACGAAAATGTTCCTGCCAAAAATCGTATTCTGCCATTAACAGTTGTGTGGACAAAAAAACCTTgaccaataatattttcagattcaaagtACATATTTTGGACTCCGTGGAGcttgtcaaattttccagaatatcCAATGTTTACAAAAATAGTAATTAAAACAACACAACCAAAGAGAAACCCATTTGAATACCGTACAGAAATGCTaggtagtttttgaaatttctcaaaaatgtttctattcAAAGGTGGAGTACTGAAACCTAAGACTTTGCTTTGTTAGACCAAAAAGGGCCCAAAACTACTAagtttcgtaatgagacgctcggaaaatttttcagaaaaaaaagtaggacggctcaaagttttgaaaaaagttgcatattttcagctgaaatctcaaatttaGGCAACATTTATCTCCGCGAGTTGTGACTTTGAACTCGTATTAATCAATCACAGACGTAATGCTTTCAGCTACActcatttggtttttttttttcaatattggaaaactcaaatttattGAAGTTATACATATAAATGATGtgattatttaaaacatttgaaacaaaatagtAACTCTTTGTAAAATATCTGAAGATCACGAGTCGATGTCAGCTTTCAAAAGCAATGTGCTCCCCGCTTTTGGGCTATCAATAAAATACACGTAATCATTATTGTCAGACAAGTGTAAAAACTGACATGACAGAGAGCTTTTGATATTTAGAACAACGGGAATATAGAAGGGTGAACAATCTCCAATTGGGTACTTGGTTGGCGCTCACAACTTTAGATGCCAACAGACTCACCAAACCATActtcattgaaatttcaaatttgttgaatcaaaaaatttgtgaacaaAACTATTATTCCTGCatacgtttttatttttaagctgGAGAGTTACCAGTAAGAAAATTGTTGACAAAATCTTTTTATGTGCTGGTTAAATAACCAAATAtgtcaaactttgaaaaattcttcgaaCTGTGGAAAAAgagacaattactcagttatTCGTAAACTTTGTAATTGAGCAAAAAACAAACAAGACTGGCAAACCGGACTGAATCGAACGTCCGGCGTcaagttttgacaaaaataatcattcaacttttaaataaaaattgagtatGTAGGTTTTTCACGTCGCCCGAAAACTGTgtttatgagaaaaaatgtcCGCAATTTTTTCTACTCGACTGATGTGTTCAAACTTCCAACGTTTCACGTTCacgtttcattatttttttaaaacctaatgttttgtcaaaaactttgttggaaatatttttacgGATGGCAGAATGTCCTgcatcaaaattaatattgttttttttttgtcgtctATCAGTACTGTTAGAAATTATGGAAGTTTAAGTTatcaattattaattttcatctgtccgtagtttcaaaattttttaaataaaagttcaataaaaagTGCGTCAAAGaatcttttttaaacattttgtcgaaaaacttCGACTTCTAATACAAAACTGATGCCCTCGCgtttaagcaatttttaacATACAAACCACTCAGATTGAAAATTCCACTTTCGAGAAAccctgaaaaactaaaaaaaaaaacgtggcCCACGATAATATTTGTTCAATTACAATTGAGTCTAACGTattgaatttgaatagtttatgtctttgaaaaataagtttagaCAATGCCCTTATTGTATTCTAGTATTGTATTTTAGACTTGAAAAATCCGCAAGTAAACAGACCAAAGCTTAAAATAAGTGAGATTGGGCAGGCGCCACAAAAAAGTGGTTCCAAGTTAGGGCACAACGGgtggttaaaaaatttgaatttaacgtctctcaaaaaaattatggattttAGCCAATTACTTGTCGCCACCATTTTCTtgatatttatgaaaaatgaaaattttgaacaaatacgAATAATTGTCCTTTACTGATCTCCAATACGTCGTTCAACAGGATAATCATCCGATTTcatataaataaattaattattttcttcttccgtCTCCCGTTTTGACCTCAACAAAATCGCTTAGAATAGAGATGCACTATCCCAAAATCAATAATGATCTACCTGCTCTCTTCGATTGAATACCATGTAAATAGCAgacatacattttaaaaaggattaaaggacgatccgttcttcaagtgctatgcactgcggatctgggattcaggtacactgcctggtggtgatccctctgggctgtaatttaagccacgtcctagccggggactgtggccgataatccagtcgtggattgctccacttcccaatagaggctgggtgaacctagggggtgaggccggactcgtgacctccagactgctagcggccaccactaccgactgagctatctgcccccgaataattttattctttgaaaaaaaatagcagaCATACATTTTCCCTAATTCAACCCCTTGCCCTCTTGCCATTCTCCAAACGTGACGAGACCATCTGCCGCGCTGAGACACCGCAGTGTTCCTCGTCGCACGTTTGTCTCGTTTCTTAGACTCTCCACTCTCTTGCGTGTACTCTCGCACATTGTCTCCTTATCCGGTCAGTTTTTTGAATGGTTCGAAGAGCCTCAAATCATTCCTTTATCTCACGTATTTACATGTagattttctttattttctcaCCGCatttattcataattttcaatactTCTCAGAGCATTCTCGGCGCAACAAATCATTCTTTTTGCTCAGTCCCAAAtaccttttcttttctttttatctCCTTGTTGCTGCGTCTCCGTATCTCTaacaacattttcgatttcccTAGCAATGTCGTTACTTTCTCGtaatttctcacttttctcGTAATTTCTCACTTTCTTTCTCGCCggacaaaaaatgtatacGAGTTCTCGcccttattttgaaaaacatctaATAGAGACATACGAGAGTGATGAGTATCAGCGATATGTTAAATGGCATAGTCTGTCGCGGACCAGAACAAGCAGAAGTaatgaaaatatcatttaaatttagaggcataaaattctgaatatttttttaaacagataaaaaaattctccaattttcagaaaaatctacattttgaTGTTCTTATGAAAGACGATGCAAATTATTATTCAAGCTAATTCCTTCAAATCGTCCGTAAAAACTTACTGATTTTACCATTAGTTACCAAATGCACTGGTTTTTTTAACTCCTCAATTGAGTTGCCAAAATTATGAGCGATAgatgttactttttttttagctacTTGCTCCGATTGTTTTTCCTCTTTCTGTATCCTTAAATATACTTTGAAATACTTACCTGTTTCAGTTACAATGACGGATATGGAAAGTCAATTCGAAATTATCCGAACCGAAATCGTAAgttcattttttgctttttttctacaattacAATCCTATTTTCAGACTCTCGGAAATCTCACGGGATCCCTGCACACATTGCACCAAAACGTGAAGCTACAGATCTTCAGTGACGATCTCTGTCAGGCTTTTGACTCGTTCCTGATTTTCTTCCACAGAAGCGTATCGAGTTATATGGACAAATTAAAGTCACAAACTAACGACGATGACGACGACGTTGCTGATAGACTTTCGGCAGCGGAAGCTCACGTTTCGCTTCATTTGGGCAGATTTGTGGTAGGTCGTTTCACTTTTTAGTTTGTAGAAACTAAATATGGTtctaaaactaatttaaaacGGAGTTAGTTTAGCCACTTTGTCGAGTcgaatgaccaaatatcataatttaacaaaacaatTCTGAAAGGCCCAGTTTTGCCACTGTTTTGGAATCGGacaaattaatatatttttcgaattaagtttcaaatattaatatttaaaaatgtaaagatTCCAACATGACTTCTCTATAGTTTTCTCAACAAGTGGTAAAATCTCAGTTATTGCCAGTTTTTAAATCGAaacgcaaattttcaaacaattttcggaaatttttactatgatatttggctTATGTTATCATAACTCCTCTGTTAAGAAGAACgaaagaaatatattttgcaGGCCGAGATTCCAACATTCGCCGACGGATGCGATGTGTCTGGATTTTGGCACAGTCTACTGGTCAAATTGATTAATGAGATGTTTGGATTCTCTCACAAGACTTTTGGTATTTTAGAAAACCATTTTGCACAGCTATATCacagtttttttgcagatccagCAGCAAAAGTCAAAAACAAGAATGCAATCAGTGCACTGTTTGAGGAATTTTTGGCAGCTGAAAAACCAGATAGATCCACTGCGTACGAATATATCTGCGTTATGTACATCAAATACCTTCAACAAATGAATCTGCATGCGGAGTTGGAGTTGTTCGCAGCAGAGGTTTGGAAGAGTTATATGGATGTACCAATAtataaagttttcagaaaattgctcACCCCCACGAGTACCAACAAGAAGGCAGTTCTTATTGGAAAGAAGAATGTCTTGCACTTCTGAAGGCTGCGGATAAGTGCACAAATAACCGTCTGAGAAACAACTTGCTCACAATCGGAAAACGTCTCTTCAACAACACTACTGCCAACATCTCCAAGCAAACTGAGGCGTTCTTTGCTATCCTCACTTACATCGATCTCTGTGACAATCCAGTCACCGCGGAAGTCTGGACcggtttgagaaaaatttgcaaaagaGTCATTGAGCATGGAAATGAGGTGTTGTTCTTTGCAAACAACGAGAACTTTGACGAGAACTTGAAGAGTGCTCTGAAAGTTTTTGGTGAGGTTGAGGTAAGATTTTCATATTATGAAagttttgtctaaatacattCATCATGATACAAAACGACCACAAAATTTTAgactttctcaaattttctatcaaaGCTTTTAAGGAAATCCAGAGCAAGGTCGCATTTTCCGACCTCTAGAATATTTTGACACTAAAGTGTGAAAATGGTAGAAAAACAGTTGTTTGggtcgataaattttcaaaatgttttactatAATATCTGATCCTTTTGGCACCGTGGCACAGCTCAACCTTTGAATAAGTTTGGGGGCTCTGaaatatgtcaaaaaatgTACTGGAAAAATTCATATTGATTTTACAGAATCCTATTCGGcaaacaatttcaataatttcagttgACACTCAATAGACGAATTGG comes from Caenorhabditis elegans chromosome X and encodes:
- the F47G3.3 gene encoding KIF-binding protein (Confirmed by transcript evidence); protein product: MTDMESQFEIIRTEITLGNLTGSLHTLHQNVKLQIFSDDLCQAFDSFLIFFHRSVSSYMDKLKSQTNDDDDDVADRLSAAEAHVSLHLGRFVAEIPTFADGCDVSGFWHSLLVKLINEMFGFSHKTFDPAAKVKNKNAISALFEEFLAAEKPDRSTAYEYICVMYIKYLQQMNLHAELELFAAEKIAHPHEYQQEGSSYWKEECLALLKAADKCTNNRLRNNLLTIGKRLFNNTTANISKQTEAFFAILTYIDLCDNPVTAEVWTGLRKICKRVIEHGNEVLFFANNENFDENLKSALKVFGEVELTLNRRIGMIQKLERSDPQDGHQMDSAFFIDYGYYYVMRASIFQSAKFIVGEQEAKEQTALDIKQASDYSYHYTNVQIAINDVLELITSNFENLSETSLVEMGIYQYLESIIDACFDNRRTKDQQTIFDKANQLLSKTSEMLGKHSNSSEPVTSAMDASGPSPDEHLADDNMDD